A single region of the Ziziphus jujuba cultivar Dongzao chromosome 10, ASM3175591v1 genome encodes:
- the LOC125421160 gene encoding L-type lectin-domain containing receptor kinase SIT1-like translates to MDASTRSLLLLTILFNIHFSLAQDENQFIYNGFHGANLHLDGIAKIHPNGLLQLTNISKQQIGHAFYKIPISFNKSSSSSIPFPSFSTNFVFAMVPELPDISGHGIAFTISPSMSFEHAVATQYLGLFNITNNGRPTNHMLAIELDTVVNPEFEDIDDNHVGMDVNSLQSVQSASATYFSAEEGKNISLKLISGDPMQLWIDYDAAQKILNVTIAPVRRTKPNRPLLSTPIDLSQILLENMYIGFSASTGAIASEHYVLGWSFNKTGPAQSLEISKLPRLPPHKKSRQKPSNIIIISPIAATVVLVMVIGAVYTIRRKKYEELREDWETEYGPQRFSYKNLYIATKGFKETELLGAGGFGKVYRGTLPTSDVQVAVKRVSHDSKQGMKEFVAEIASMRRLRHRNLVQLLGYCRRKGELLLVYDYMPSGSLDKFLFSNEKPALSWFHRFQVLKGVASALLYLHEEWEQVVLHRDVKASNVLLDADFNGRLGDFGLARLYDHGTHLQTTHVVGTVGYLAPELTKTGKASTRTDVFAFGALMLEVACGKRPIVLQGLLEEVILVDLVMDCWKRGAILDASDPKLDGNYSAEEMELVLKLGLFCSQSMPAMRPSMRQVMQYLDGSASLPEIQTDKIVCTSTFTASNEASDLVIPFSSSSGKCSAHSFSSNESILHKGR, encoded by the coding sequence ATGGATGCAAGTACTAGATCACTTTTGCTTCTGACAATTCTCTTCAACATCCATTTCTCCCTGGCTCAAGATGAAAACCAGTTCATTTACAATGGCTTCCATGGAGCCAATCTACATCTTGATGGAATTGCAAAAATCCACCCCAACGGTTTATTGCAGCTCACCAACATTTCAAAGCAGCAAATAGGTCATGCTTTCTACAAAATTCCCATAAGTTTCAACAAATCTTCCTCTTCTTCGATTCCTTTCCCTTCGTTTTCAACAAACTTTGTATTTGCCATGGTTCCTGAACTCCCAGATATCAGTGGTCATGGCATAGCTTTCACCATCTCACCATCTATGAGCTTTGAGCATGCTGTTGCAACTCAGTACTTGGGATTATTCAATATTACAAACAACGGCCGTCCTACAAACCATATGTTGGCAATCGAGCTGGATACAGTTGTAAACCCTGAATTTGAAGATATAGATGACAACCATGTTGGAATGGATGTGAACAGCTTGCAATCAGTTCAATCAGCTTCTGCAACTTACTTTTCTGCTGAAGAAGGGAAGAATATAAGCTTGAAGCTCATCAGTGGAGACCCCATGCAGCTTTGGATCGACTATGATGCAGCACAAAAAATACTCAACGTGACAATAGCCCCTGTAAGGAGAACAAAACCAAACAGGCCCCTCTTGTCAACACCAATTGATCTTTCCCAAattcttttagaaaatatgtataTTGGTTTCTCTGCCTCCACAGGGGCAATTGCAAGTGAGCATTATGTGCTTGGATGGAGCTTCAACAAAACTGGACCAGCACAAAGTCTTGAAATATCAAAACTTCCTCGGCTTCCTCCACACAAGAAAAGTAGACAGAAGCCAAGTAATATCATTATAATATCACCTATAGCTGCAACTGTTGTTCTGGTCATGGTTATTGGAGCTGTTTACACTATAAGGAGGAAGAAATACGAAGAATTACGTGAAGATTGGGAAACAGAATATGGTCCTCAACGGTTCTCCTATAAGAATCTTTACATAGCAACAAAAGGTTTCAAAGAAACGGAGCTTCTTGGAGCAGGAGGTTTTGGAAAGGTTTATAGAGGAACACTTCCTACGTCTGATGTCCAAGTAGCTGTCAAGAGAGTTTCCCATGATTCAAAACAAGGGATGAAGGAATTTGTGGCTGAGATAGCCAGCATGAGAAGGCTGAGGCACAGAAACCTGGTACAGCTCCTTGGATATTGCAGGCGAAAGGGAGAACTACTCTTGGTTTATGATTATATGCCCAGTGGAAGTCTTGACAAGTTCTTGTTCAGCAATGAGAAACCAGCCCTCAGCTGGTTTCATAGATTTCAAGTTCTCAAAGGTGTTGCTTCTGCTCTTCTTTACCTCCATGAAGAGTGGGAACAAGTAGTTTTGCATAGAGATGTAAAGGCTAGCAATGTTCTGTTAGATGCTGATTTCAATGGAAGGCTTGGAGATTTTGGCCTTGCTAGACTATATGACCATGGTACCCATCTTCAAACCACTCATGTGGTTGGGACTGTGGGTTATCTGGCTCCAGAGCTGACTAAAACCGGAAAGGCATCTACTCGCACCGATGTTTTTGCTTTTGGGGCATTAATGCTTGAAGTGGCTTGTGGAAAGAGGCCCATTGTACTACAAGGACTCCTTGAAGAGGTGATTCTGGTGGATTTGGTCATGGATTGCTGGAAGAGGGGTGCAATCCTTGATGCCAGTGATCCGAAATTGGATGGTAATTACTCGGCAGAGGAGATGGAGTTGGTTTTGAAACTTGGCCTGTTTTGTTCACAGTCTATGCCAGCAATGAGGCCCAGTATGCGGCAAGTGATGCAGTATTTGGATGGAAGTGCTAGTTTGCCGGAAATTCAAACTGATAAAATTGTTTGTACAAGTACGTTTACAGCAAGTAATGAAGCATCTGATTTGGTAATAccattttcctcttcatctgGAAAATGTTCTGCTCATTCCTTCTCAAGCAATGAATCAATCCTCCACAAAGGACGTTGA